In Streptomyces sp. 840.1, one DNA window encodes the following:
- the mmsA gene encoding CoA-acylating methylmalonate-semialdehyde dehydrogenase encodes MKTVNHWIGGKTVEGASGNYGPVTDPATGAVTTQVALASPDEVDAAVAAAKDAYATWGTSSLSARTAILFRYRALLDSHRDEIAALITAEHGKVHSDALGEVARGLEIVELACGITTQLKGELSTQVSNRVDVSSIRQSIGVVAGITPFNFPAMVPMWMFPIAIACGNTFVLKPSEKDPSAANLLAELASEAGLPDGVLNVLHGDKVAVDGLLNHPDVSVVSFVGSTPIARYIHATATANGKRVQALGGAKNHMLVLPDADLDAAADAAVSAAYGSAGERCMAISAVVAVGAIADDLVARIKDRAEKIKIGPGNDPASEMGPLITAAHRDKVASYVTGAAAQGADVVLDGTGHTVEGFADGHWIGLSLLDNVSTDSDAYKDEIFGPVLCVLRVGTYEEGVALMNASPFGNGTAIFTRDGGAARRFQLEIEAGMVGINVPIPVPVGYHSFGGWKDSLFGDHHIYGNDGVHFYTRGKVTTTRWPDPADAPAGVDLGFPSNH; translated from the coding sequence ATGAAGACCGTCAACCACTGGATCGGTGGCAAGACCGTCGAGGGCGCGTCGGGCAACTACGGCCCGGTCACCGACCCGGCCACCGGAGCCGTCACCACCCAGGTCGCGCTCGCCTCCCCGGACGAGGTCGACGCCGCGGTGGCCGCCGCGAAGGACGCGTACGCGACGTGGGGCACCTCCTCGCTGTCCGCCCGTACCGCGATCCTGTTCCGCTACCGCGCGCTGCTGGACTCCCACCGCGACGAGATCGCCGCGCTGATCACCGCCGAGCACGGCAAGGTGCACTCCGACGCGCTGGGCGAGGTGGCCCGCGGCCTGGAGATCGTCGAGCTGGCCTGCGGCATCACCACGCAGCTGAAGGGCGAGCTGTCGACCCAGGTGTCCAACCGGGTCGACGTCTCCTCGATCCGCCAGTCGATCGGGGTCGTCGCCGGCATCACGCCGTTCAACTTCCCGGCCATGGTGCCGATGTGGATGTTCCCGATCGCCATCGCCTGCGGCAACACCTTCGTGCTCAAGCCGAGCGAGAAGGACCCGTCGGCCGCCAACCTCCTCGCCGAGCTGGCCTCCGAGGCCGGCCTGCCGGACGGTGTGCTGAACGTCCTGCACGGTGACAAGGTCGCCGTCGACGGACTGCTGAACCACCCGGACGTCTCCGTCGTCTCGTTCGTCGGCTCGACCCCGATCGCCCGCTACATCCACGCCACCGCCACGGCCAACGGCAAGCGGGTCCAGGCGCTCGGCGGCGCGAAGAACCACATGCTGGTGCTGCCCGACGCGGACCTCGACGCCGCCGCCGACGCCGCCGTGTCGGCCGCGTACGGCTCCGCCGGTGAGCGCTGCATGGCGATCTCCGCGGTCGTCGCCGTCGGCGCGATCGCGGACGACCTCGTCGCCCGGATCAAGGACCGCGCCGAGAAGATCAAGATCGGCCCCGGCAACGACCCGGCGTCCGAGATGGGCCCGCTGATCACCGCCGCCCACCGCGACAAGGTCGCCTCCTACGTCACCGGCGCGGCCGCCCAGGGCGCCGACGTCGTTCTCGACGGCACCGGCCACACGGTCGAGGGCTTCGCCGACGGCCACTGGATCGGCCTCTCCCTCCTCGACAACGTCTCCACGGACTCGGACGCCTACAAGGACGAGATCTTCGGCCCGGTCCTGTGCGTGCTGCGCGTCGGCACGTACGAGGAGGGCGTCGCGCTGATGAACGCCTCGCCGTTCGGCAACGGCACCGCGATCTTCACCCGTGACGGCGGCGCCGCTCGCCGCTTCCAGCTGGAGATCGAGGCCGGCATGGTCGGCATCAACGTCCCGATCCCGGTGCCGGTGGGCTACCACTCCTTCGGCGGCTGGAAGGACTCGCTCTTCGGCGACCACCACATCTACGGCAACGACGGCGTGCACTTCTACACCCGCGGCAAGGTCACCACCACCCGCTGGCCGGACCCGGCCGACGCCCCGGCCGGCGTGGACCTGGGCTTCCCCAGCAACCACTGA